A genomic stretch from Sporocytophaga myxococcoides includes:
- the plsX gene encoding phosphate acyltransferase PlsX, protein MRIALDAMGGDYAPQAVLQGALMAKESFSKENKEIVLIGNQAIIHSHFEKLGADKNAFEIVHTEDVIQMGEHPTKAIGQKPNSSIMLGFKMLKEKSVDAFCSAGNTGAMLVGSLFTIKAIPGIDRPGIAGFIPKEDGRYGILLDVGANADCKPEFLDQFAVLGSLYSKYIFNIENPKVGLMNLGEEEQKGTILTQATHQLLKNNPKINFVGNIEGRDAFNDRADVIVTDGFTGNVVLKLAETFYELMEKRNFMDPFIELFNYAGVGGSPILGVNGNVIIGHGVSTPIAIKNMLNLAVQLTEAGIVDKIKNAYN, encoded by the coding sequence ATGAGAATTGCATTGGATGCAATGGGTGGTGATTACGCCCCCCAGGCTGTCCTTCAGGGTGCTTTAATGGCAAAGGAGTCTTTTTCCAAAGAAAACAAAGAAATAGTTTTAATTGGAAATCAGGCGATCATTCACTCCCATTTTGAAAAATTGGGAGCTGATAAAAATGCTTTTGAAATTGTACATACTGAAGATGTAATACAAATGGGTGAACACCCGACTAAAGCTATTGGTCAAAAGCCAAACTCCAGCATTATGTTAGGTTTCAAAATGCTTAAGGAAAAGTCAGTTGACGCCTTTTGCAGTGCCGGCAATACAGGAGCAATGCTTGTCGGCTCACTTTTTACAATAAAAGCAATACCGGGAATCGACAGACCTGGAATTGCTGGTTTTATCCCTAAAGAAGACGGCAGATACGGAATTCTTCTGGACGTAGGAGCTAATGCAGATTGCAAACCTGAGTTTTTAGATCAATTTGCGGTACTTGGCTCTTTATATTCGAAATATATTTTTAATATAGAAAATCCCAAAGTAGGTTTAATGAACCTGGGAGAAGAAGAGCAAAAAGGTACAATCCTGACTCAAGCAACTCATCAGCTACTGAAAAATAATCCAAAAATTAACTTCGTAGGAAATATTGAAGGCAGAGATGCTTTTAATGATAGAGCTGATGTAATTGTTACAGATGGTTTTACGGGAAATGTTGTCCTTAAGCTGGCAGAAACATTTTATGAACTAATGGAAAAGAGAAATTTCATGGATCCATTCATAGAATTGTTCAATTATGCTGGTGTAGGCGGTAGCCCTATCCTTGGTGTTAATGGTAATGTTATTATCGGCCACGGAGTTTCCACACCAATTGCAATCAAAAATATGCTTAACCTGGCAGTTCAACTTACCGAAGCCGGAATAGTAGATAAAATTAAAAACGCATACAATTAA
- a CDS encoding YceD family protein, whose amino-acid sequence MRPRFQGGAMTCMKGLRTFDIEIVSLSNSKHYYDYTLDSTFFENFEDSLLEKGQLKVTVMLNKSETMIQASIAVEGWVELICDRSLDPFEYQINTNDQIIFKYGKEYAEISEEIITIPFETQKLNLSQFIYEFIGLAVPMKKLHPKFIKEEEEENDEEETLLIYSTPIDLDEDELKDDEIDPRWDILNKLKK is encoded by the coding sequence TTGCGCCCTAGATTTCAGGGCGGAGCTATGACTTGTATGAAAGGATTAAGAACTTTTGACATCGAAATAGTAAGTCTTAGTAATTCGAAACACTACTATGACTACACTCTGGACAGTACGTTTTTTGAGAATTTTGAAGACAGCCTGTTAGAAAAAGGTCAGCTGAAAGTAACTGTGATGCTTAATAAATCGGAAACGATGATACAAGCATCAATTGCTGTAGAAGGCTGGGTAGAATTAATATGTGACAGAAGCCTGGACCCTTTTGAATATCAAATCAATACAAATGATCAGATTATATTCAAATATGGAAAGGAATATGCGGAAATCAGTGAAGAAATTATCACTATTCCTTTTGAAACTCAAAAATTAAATCTGTCACAGTTTATATATGAATTCATAGGACTGGCTGTTCCGATGAAAAAACTTCATCCAAAATTCATAAAAGAAGAAGAAGAAGAAAATGATGAAGAAGAAACGCTTTTGATTTATTCTACTCCAATTGACCTGGATGAAGACGAACTTAAAGACGACGAAATAGATCCCAGATGGGATATATTAAATAAATTAAAAAAATAA
- the rpmF gene encoding 50S ribosomal protein L32 yields MAHPKRKISKTRRDKRRTHYKASAPTLSICPTTGEAHLRHRAHWSEGKLYYKGQVVMEKEILA; encoded by the coding sequence ATGGCTCATCCTAAGAGAAAAATTTCGAAAACCAGAAGAGACAAAAGAAGAACTCATTATAAGGCAAGTGCTCCGACATTATCAATTTGTCCAACTACTGGAGAAGCACACTTGAGACACAGAGCACATTGGTCTGAAGGTAAATTATATTACAAAGGCCAAGTTGTAATGGAAAAAGAGATCCTGGCATAA
- a CDS encoding leucyl aminopeptidase family protein — MIRLNFEGNISETENLAILADSITDVKKYLNKAEEIEYVEKKLETTSIVAVNQLYRNVYIISFNSKTFDYSNKEKLRKTGAELCSLIKKEKLKTIQITGSFGEGTLALAEGIALSAYNFSKYKSAATSTFPEKINIYSEDLNESDILDLQNIIHGVYHTRNLVNEPVNFLTAEQLGKEFKALGKEAGFNVEVFDKQKITDLKMGGLLSVNLGSPNPPVFIIAEYKPANAINAKPYVLIGKGVVYDTGGLSLKPTPNSMDLMKSDMAGGAAVAGILYAIAKSKLPLYIIGLVPATENRPDGNAMTPGDVIKMYDGTTVEVLNTDAEGRLILADALAYAAQYDPVFVADLATLTGAAARAIGKEGIVYMGTAKEELKNILENSGKTVYERLVEFPLWEEYGKQLQSDIADLKNIGSGDAGAITAGKFMQHFVKYDWLHLDIAGSAFLTSEDSYRGKNGTGTGVRLFYDFFKKLSQQN; from the coding sequence ATGATCCGGTTAAATTTTGAAGGTAATATTTCTGAAACAGAAAATCTTGCTATTTTGGCAGATTCTATAACAGATGTAAAAAAGTACTTAAATAAGGCCGAAGAAATTGAATATGTTGAAAAAAAACTGGAAACTACTTCTATAGTTGCTGTTAACCAACTATATAGAAATGTCTATATTATCTCTTTCAACAGCAAGACCTTTGATTATTCCAACAAAGAAAAATTAAGAAAGACCGGTGCAGAACTTTGCTCTTTAATAAAAAAGGAAAAGCTGAAAACAATCCAGATAACAGGCTCTTTCGGTGAAGGAACCCTTGCCCTGGCAGAAGGTATTGCCTTAAGTGCTTACAATTTCAGCAAATACAAATCCGCTGCAACTTCAACCTTTCCTGAAAAAATCAATATATATTCAGAGGATTTAAACGAAAGTGATATTCTTGATCTTCAAAATATTATACATGGAGTTTACCACACGAGAAACCTTGTCAATGAACCGGTAAATTTCCTGACAGCAGAGCAACTAGGAAAAGAATTTAAAGCTTTAGGGAAAGAAGCTGGATTTAATGTTGAAGTATTTGATAAGCAAAAGATAACAGATCTTAAAATGGGGGGCTTATTAAGCGTTAACTTAGGGAGCCCGAATCCACCGGTATTTATCATAGCCGAATACAAACCAGCAAATGCCATAAATGCCAAACCTTATGTTCTAATTGGCAAAGGTGTTGTTTATGATACAGGAGGACTATCGCTTAAGCCCACTCCAAACTCCATGGATCTGATGAAATCTGACATGGCAGGAGGAGCAGCAGTGGCAGGGATCTTATATGCTATTGCCAAAAGTAAACTTCCTTTATACATCATTGGTCTTGTACCAGCTACAGAAAATCGACCAGATGGTAATGCCATGACTCCTGGGGATGTTATAAAGATGTATGATGGCACGACTGTGGAAGTTTTGAATACTGATGCAGAAGGCAGACTAATATTGGCAGATGCATTGGCTTATGCAGCCCAATATGATCCTGTTTTTGTGGCAGATCTTGCTACATTAACAGGAGCAGCTGCAAGGGCAATCGGAAAAGAGGGCATTGTATATATGGGAACTGCTAAAGAAGAATTGAAAAATATTCTGGAAAATTCTGGAAAAACAGTTTATGAAAGGCTGGTTGAATTTCCTCTTTGGGAAGAATATGGAAAACAATTACAATCTGATATCGCTGATCTTAAAAATATAGGATCCGGAGATGCCGGTGCTATTACTGCAGGAAAATTTATGCAGCATTTCGTAAAATATGACTGGTTACACCTTGATATTGCAGGAAGTGCATTTTTAACTTCTGAAGATAGCTATAGAGGAAAGAACGGCACAGGAACTGGCGTTCGGTTATTTTATGATTTTTTCAAAAAATTAAGTCAACAAAACTAA
- the pdxA gene encoding 4-hydroxythreonine-4-phosphate dehydrogenase PdxA — translation MGYLTNNSEKPVIGITLGDFNGIGPEVIIKTLSDSRITKICLPIVYGSVKIFSKYKKLIETSEELHFHQTKNTEGVNPKKINIINCWEEDYEINPGKPTAESGQSAYISLSRAAEDLFSGKLDALVTAPINKKNIQSEEFKFPGHTEFFTHKSGVNDSLMLLVSEDLRVGVVTGHIPLSEVKKSLTKEKLLSKINVLYKALKNDFGILKPKIALLGLNPHAGEEGLLGKDEIELLTPLIEELKAKGVLIFGPFSADGFFGTKQYKKFDAVLGMYHDQGLIPFKTLAFDSGVNYTSGLPVIRTSPDHGTGYDIAGKNIANESSFREAVFLACDIVKNRKPVTV, via the coding sequence ATGGGATACTTAACAAATAATTCAGAAAAACCTGTAATCGGAATTACACTGGGAGATTTTAATGGGATAGGTCCGGAGGTAATTATTAAAACATTGTCAGATAGCAGAATCACAAAAATCTGCTTACCCATTGTTTATGGTTCTGTTAAAATTTTCAGCAAGTACAAAAAACTGATTGAAACGTCCGAGGAATTGCATTTTCATCAGACAAAAAATACGGAAGGGGTTAATCCTAAGAAAATTAACATTATTAATTGCTGGGAAGAAGATTACGAAATTAATCCTGGAAAGCCCACTGCAGAGTCAGGACAATCTGCATACATATCACTTTCACGAGCTGCTGAAGATTTATTTTCCGGCAAGCTCGATGCTTTGGTAACTGCCCCGATTAACAAGAAGAATATTCAATCTGAGGAATTTAAATTCCCAGGACATACAGAGTTTTTCACACACAAAAGTGGAGTAAACGACAGTTTAATGCTATTAGTAAGTGAAGATCTCAGGGTCGGTGTAGTTACTGGCCATATTCCCCTTTCTGAAGTGAAAAAATCTTTGACTAAGGAAAAGTTGCTTTCCAAAATCAATGTATTATATAAAGCGTTGAAAAATGATTTTGGAATATTGAAACCAAAAATAGCCTTATTAGGGTTAAATCCACATGCAGGTGAAGAAGGATTATTGGGGAAAGATGAAATAGAATTACTTACTCCACTTATTGAAGAGTTAAAAGCTAAAGGAGTTTTAATCTTTGGCCCATTTTCGGCAGATGGTTTTTTTGGAACAAAACAGTACAAAAAATTTGATGCTGTTTTAGGAATGTACCATGATCAAGGACTTATACCATTCAAAACCCTGGCATTTGATTCGGGAGTAAATTATACTTCAGGCCTTCCCGTAATCAGAACTTCTCCTGACCATGGCACAGGGTATGACATAGCTGGGAAAAATATTGCGAACGAATCTTCGTTCAGGGAAGCAGTGTTTTTGGCATGCGATATAGTAAAAAACCGCAAACCGGTGACAGTTTAG